The Elusimicrobia bacterium HGW-Elusimicrobia-1 genome window below encodes:
- a CDS encoding nucleoside-diphosphate-sugar pyrophosphorylase codes for MQAIILAGGKGSRLRPYTTIIPKPLMPVGDVPVLEIIIRRLKKCGFREMVISTGYLAGLLRAYFGDGKKLGVKIRYVHEIKPLNTAGALKLAGGLDDNFLVTNGDILSDVDYGKFLARHKKSGADASVCVTKRKAVIEYGIVEPDDKWRLASYSEKPSRLFYVSTGIYALKRGAVSLIRKGESIGMPDLLLRLKKNGMKVLCVPHDGFWLDIGRHEDYQKAAELARAGKLKL; via the coding sequence ATGCAAGCGATAATACTTGCGGGCGGAAAGGGCTCGCGGCTAAGACCTTACACGACGATAATTCCAAAACCGCTTATGCCCGTCGGCGACGTGCCGGTGCTTGAGATAATAATAAGGCGCCTTAAAAAATGCGGCTTCCGCGAAATGGTTATTTCCACGGGTTACCTCGCGGGACTCTTGCGGGCATACTTCGGCGACGGTAAAAAGCTGGGCGTAAAAATCCGCTACGTGCACGAGATTAAACCCCTCAACACCGCGGGCGCCTTGAAACTTGCGGGCGGCCTCGACGACAACTTTCTTGTTACCAACGGCGATATTCTATCGGACGTCGATTACGGCAAGTTTCTGGCGCGGCATAAAAAATCCGGCGCGGACGCGTCGGTGTGCGTTACCAAAAGAAAAGCCGTAATCGAATACGGCATAGTGGAGCCCGACGATAAGTGGCGGCTGGCGTCGTACTCGGAGAAACCATCGCGGTTATTTTACGTGAGCACCGGAATATACGCGCTGAAACGCGGTGCGGTTTCTCTGATACGGAAGGGCGAGTCGATAGGGATGCCCGACTTGCTGCTGCGTCTCAAAAAAAACGGGATGAAAGTTTTATGCGTCCCGCACGACGGCTTCTGGCTGGACATAGGCCGTCACGAAGATTATCAGAAAGCCGCGGAACTCGCCAGGGCCGGAAAACTCAAATTATAA
- a CDS encoding NAD-dependent dehydratase, giving the protein MLLKKSRVLVTGAGGFIGSHLVRALVEKGSKVSALVHYNSRNNWGRLEELPREIIKEVKVISGDIRDPFFVKKITEDSDAVFHLAAAIAIPFSYVAPEHYVETNIKGTLNVMEAARANKTHKVIHTSTSEVYGTAQYTPIDEKHPLVGQSPYSASKIAADKIAESYHRSFGLPVVTVRPFNTFGPGQSARAVIPTIISQMLTHGGEVKVGSVGPVRDFTYVKDTVEGFIKAAERAADGETLNLGTGRGVSVGELIKIISSIAGLKLKIITDKIRVRPSKSEVLVLISDASKARRATGWKPSYTLEDGLRETIDYVRANIRSYKPEVYNL; this is encoded by the coding sequence ATGCTACTGAAAAAATCCCGAGTTCTTGTCACCGGAGCGGGCGGCTTCATAGGAAGCCACCTGGTACGCGCTCTCGTAGAAAAAGGGTCGAAGGTGTCGGCTCTGGTCCACTACAATTCGCGCAACAACTGGGGCCGCCTCGAAGAATTGCCCCGCGAAATTATCAAAGAAGTAAAAGTTATATCGGGAGATATACGCGATCCGTTCTTCGTAAAAAAAATAACGGAGGATTCCGACGCCGTGTTTCATCTGGCGGCGGCCATTGCGATACCGTTTTCCTATGTCGCTCCGGAACACTACGTCGAGACAAACATCAAGGGAACCCTCAACGTAATGGAGGCGGCCAGGGCAAACAAGACGCATAAAGTCATCCACACTTCCACAAGCGAAGTTTACGGCACGGCGCAATACACTCCTATCGACGAGAAACATCCCCTTGTGGGACAGTCGCCCTATTCGGCCTCGAAAATAGCGGCGGATAAAATAGCGGAGAGTTACCATCGTTCATTCGGCCTTCCGGTCGTTACTGTCAGACCGTTTAACACCTTCGGCCCGGGGCAGTCGGCCAGGGCCGTTATTCCGACGATAATATCGCAGATGCTGACACACGGAGGCGAGGTCAAAGTCGGCTCCGTCGGGCCGGTCAGGGACTTTACCTACGTTAAAGATACGGTCGAGGGATTTATAAAAGCCGCCGAACGCGCCGCCGACGGAGAAACACTGAACCTCGGCACGGGCAGGGGCGTGAGCGTGGGCGAGCTCATAAAGATTATCTCGTCGATAGCCGGATTAAAGCTCAAAATAATAACGGACAAAATCCGGGTGCGCCCGTCGAAAAGCGAAGTTTTGGTGCTTATCTCCGACGCTTCAAAAGCCCGCCGCGCGACAGGGTGGAAACCGTCGTACACGCTTGAAGATGGCTTGCGCGAAACCATTGACTACGTCCGCGCGAACATAAGGTCGTACAAACCGGAGGTTTACAACTTATAA
- a CDS encoding dolichyl-phosphate beta-D-mannosyltransferase, giving the protein MKCLAIIPTYNEKENIATLIERILSLGKGFDILVIDDGSPDGTGDIASKISESNRSVTLMRRAGKSGLASAYIKGFGYALEKNYDVIFTMDADFSHNPDYMPGMLERITSSDYVIGSRYVAGGGTSGWPLSRRIISRLGNFYARAVTGIGIRDCTSGFACIKTGVLRSVGISAIKTEGYGFLIELKYLAARAGFAVSEYPIVFTDRVAGKSKISKSIIFEAMALVWKLRFSR; this is encoded by the coding sequence ATGAAGTGTCTGGCGATAATACCCACGTACAATGAAAAAGAGAACATCGCGACGCTTATAGAGCGCATTCTGTCCCTCGGCAAGGGATTCGATATACTCGTTATAGACGACGGTTCGCCCGACGGCACTGGCGATATCGCATCCAAGATAAGCGAGTCGAACCGGTCGGTTACGCTGATGCGCCGCGCCGGCAAGTCGGGTCTGGCCAGCGCGTACATAAAAGGATTCGGCTACGCGCTTGAAAAAAATTACGATGTCATATTCACCATGGACGCGGATTTTTCTCACAATCCCGATTATATGCCCGGTATGCTGGAGCGTATTACGTCGTCGGATTACGTCATCGGTTCGCGCTATGTCGCGGGCGGAGGGACGAGCGGCTGGCCTCTTTCAAGACGGATAATAAGCCGTCTCGGGAATTTTTACGCGCGCGCCGTCACCGGCATAGGCATCCGCGATTGCACGTCCGGATTCGCCTGTATCAAGACCGGCGTCCTGCGCTCCGTCGGAATATCCGCGATCAAAACGGAAGGATACGGCTTTTTGATAGAGTTGAAATATCTTGCGGCCCGCGCGGGCTTCGCGGTTTCGGAATACCCCATAGTGTTCACCGACCGTGTGGCGGGGAAATCCAAAATATCCAAAAGCATAATTTTTGAGGCGATGGCGCTCGTCTGGAAACTCCGCTTTTCGCGATGA
- the lpxK gene encoding tetraacyldisaccharide 4'-kinase: protein MRENLSLLLAPLTFPYYLGYLAHRRLTAPRKFDCPVVSVGNITWGGSGKTPTVIKLAEDFLAAGRKVAVLSRGYAGKSSSGSSPLCVSDGNSIKASPEEAGDEPYLMAEKIGKAVILAGKNRAASAAAAIKDYGADVLILDDGFQRWDMARDLDIVCVDARNPFGNGLLIPAGILREPLSALGRAGLVALTNIDQISAEEADTLKKIISQRTSAPVVTARHAPSGTKNVFTGEMRDIAAAREVVGFSGIGNNQGFKKTLAAMAGGLKRFYPFADHRWYCEKDIFKMLGENPSAIFVTTLKDAVRFATFRSLPREKFFYADVNFEIVEGENAWREKLKPLF from the coding sequence ATGCGTGAAAATCTGAGTTTACTGCTCGCCCCTCTGACCTTTCCGTATTACCTCGGATATCTGGCCCATCGACGTCTGACCGCGCCCCGCAAATTCGATTGTCCCGTCGTCAGCGTAGGCAATATTACGTGGGGCGGGTCCGGCAAGACGCCGACAGTGATAAAACTGGCGGAAGATTTTCTGGCGGCCGGACGGAAAGTCGCCGTTCTGTCGCGGGGATACGCGGGGAAGTCGTCTTCCGGCTCGTCGCCGCTGTGCGTTTCCGACGGCAATTCGATAAAAGCGTCGCCCGAAGAGGCCGGCGACGAACCTTATCTTATGGCCGAAAAAATCGGCAAAGCCGTGATACTTGCGGGAAAAAATCGCGCCGCCTCGGCAGCCGCCGCGATAAAAGATTACGGCGCGGATGTCCTGATTCTCGACGACGGCTTTCAGCGCTGGGATATGGCCAGAGACCTCGACATTGTGTGCGTCGACGCCCGCAATCCCTTCGGCAACGGTTTGTTGATTCCGGCGGGAATTTTGCGCGAGCCGCTGTCGGCGCTCGGCCGCGCGGGGCTGGTGGCGCTGACGAATATCGATCAAATTTCCGCCGAGGAAGCGGATACTCTCAAAAAAATAATATCGCAACGCACTTCGGCCCCGGTAGTAACCGCAAGACACGCTCCGTCCGGCACAAAGAACGTGTTTACCGGCGAGATGCGGGATATCGCCGCAGCCCGCGAGGTCGTGGGATTTTCGGGCATAGGCAATAATCAGGGCTTCAAAAAAACTCTTGCGGCGATGGCCGGCGGTTTGAAGCGTTTTTATCCTTTTGCCGACCACAGATGGTATTGCGAAAAAGATATTTTCAAAATGCTCGGGGAAAATCCGTCCGCGATTTTCGTTACGACCTTGAAGGATGCCGTCAGATTCGCCACTTTCCGGTCGCTGCCTCGGGAAAAGTTTTTCTACGCGGACGTAAATTTTGAAATTGTCGAGGGAGAAAACGCGTGGCGCGAAAAATTAAAGCCGTTATTTTAG
- a CDS encoding HAD family hydrolase, producing the protein MARKIKAVILDRDGTVIAEKNYLNRVRDVSLLRGAAAALAELRRAGYLLIVATNQSGVARGYLDEKKLNAINRKVIRLLADRGVDIDAVYYCPHPVDGGCACRKPATGMIDAAIKKFRFDPKLSFCVGDKITDIEFGHNAGMKSVMVLTGHGAEELAEAKRSRLTRARRKSRPDFAARDLAEAAEWIIAQTTL; encoded by the coding sequence GTGGCGCGAAAAATTAAAGCCGTTATTTTAGACAGAGACGGCACTGTCATCGCAGAGAAAAATTATCTCAATCGCGTCCGCGACGTAAGTTTGCTGCGCGGCGCCGCAGCGGCGCTGGCGGAACTTCGGCGCGCGGGTTACCTTTTGATAGTGGCCACGAACCAGTCGGGCGTGGCCCGCGGGTATCTCGACGAGAAAAAACTTAATGCCATCAACCGTAAAGTTATCCGCCTGCTTGCCGACCGCGGCGTGGACATCGACGCCGTTTATTACTGCCCCCATCCCGTCGACGGCGGCTGCGCCTGCCGCAAACCCGCCACCGGGATGATAGACGCGGCCATAAAAAAATTTCGATTCGACCCGAAACTGTCTTTTTGCGTCGGAGATAAAATTACGGATATCGAATTCGGACACAATGCCGGAATGAAATCCGTAATGGTGCTTACCGGCCACGGCGCCGAGGAACTTGCCGAGGCAAAACGTTCCCGCCTCACCCGCGCCCGTCGCAAAAGCCGTCCGGATTTTGCCGCCCGCGATTTAGCGGAAGCGGCAGAGTGGATAATCGCTCAAACGACACTATGA
- a CDS encoding 3-deoxy-8-phosphooctulonate synthase, protein MKTVNVGKIKIGGENPLVLFAGPCVLEKESEALAIAERLVDITSRLQIPFVFKASYDKGNRSNVDYYRGPGIEKGLRMLDNIRKATGAPVISDIHCRAEIPAAAEVLDIIQIPAYLCQQTDLVVAAAKALKPLNIKKGQFLAPWDMGKVAAKAASAGNENIMLTERGNFFGYNNLVCDMRSIPIMRETGHPVLADITHMVRLPGPPSKDASGGQPQFIAPLSYAAVAAGADGLFLEVHPEPKNALCDAASMLRLDLLEKVLETAKKISEAVRAKGK, encoded by the coding sequence ATGAAAACAGTTAATGTCGGGAAAATTAAAATCGGCGGAGAAAATCCGCTGGTTCTTTTTGCGGGGCCCTGCGTTCTTGAAAAAGAATCCGAAGCCCTGGCGATAGCCGAACGGCTCGTCGACATAACCTCACGTCTTCAAATCCCGTTCGTTTTCAAAGCGTCTTACGACAAGGGTAACCGTTCTAACGTAGATTACTACCGCGGCCCCGGCATTGAAAAAGGCCTGAGGATGCTCGATAACATCCGCAAGGCGACCGGCGCGCCCGTCATTTCCGACATTCATTGCCGCGCCGAAATTCCCGCCGCCGCCGAAGTCCTCGACATAATCCAGATACCGGCTTATCTTTGCCAGCAGACAGATTTGGTTGTGGCGGCGGCGAAAGCGCTCAAGCCGCTGAACATCAAAAAAGGACAGTTTCTGGCGCCGTGGGATATGGGCAAGGTGGCGGCAAAGGCCGCTTCCGCGGGCAACGAAAATATAATGCTTACCGAGAGGGGGAATTTTTTCGGATACAATAATCTCGTCTGCGATATGCGCTCCATCCCGATAATGCGCGAAACCGGACATCCCGTTCTGGCCGACATAACTCATATGGTGCGCCTGCCCGGCCCGCCGTCGAAAGACGCTTCCGGCGGACAGCCGCAGTTTATCGCGCCTCTCTCATACGCGGCCGTCGCGGCCGGCGCCGACGGTCTTTTCCTTGAAGTCCATCCGGAGCCCAAAAACGCGCTCTGCGACGCCGCCAGTATGCTGCGTCTCGATTTATTGGAAAAAGTTCTTGAGACCGCAAAAAAAATCAGCGAAGCCGTCCGCGCTAAAGGAAAATAA
- a CDS encoding fructose-6-phosphate aldolase (similar to novel fructose-6-phosphate aldolase from Escherichia coli; enzyme from Methanocaldococcus janaschii shows transaldolase activity), protein MKIFIDTADPAAIKKFADMGILAGVTTNPTLLVKQMSSSSGAPAASESAFARQKAILKEICDVAVCDVLAEPVSVDAENIISEAAFLCSISKRIVAKIPLTAEGLKAAAVLKKRNIRVAFTLVFSAEQAILAAAAGADYICPFVGRLDDAGQKGVEVIGDMASIYAASGVKTRIVAASIRGLEHVTACARRGAYAATVPPGIIDEMIKHELTAKGVEKFTQDWSKAAR, encoded by the coding sequence ATGAAAATTTTCATCGATACCGCCGATCCCGCCGCCATAAAAAAATTCGCGGACATGGGCATTTTGGCCGGCGTTACGACAAACCCGACTCTTCTGGTAAAACAAATGTCGTCTTCTTCCGGCGCGCCGGCTGCGTCGGAAAGCGCTTTCGCCAGACAGAAGGCCATACTCAAAGAAATCTGCGACGTCGCCGTCTGCGATGTCCTTGCCGAGCCGGTCAGCGTCGACGCCGAAAATATAATCTCCGAGGCCGCATTCCTCTGTTCAATTTCAAAAAGAATCGTGGCCAAAATACCGCTTACCGCCGAGGGACTAAAGGCGGCCGCCGTTCTTAAAAAAAGAAATATCCGCGTGGCTTTTACGCTTGTTTTTTCCGCGGAACAGGCAATACTTGCCGCCGCCGCCGGAGCCGATTATATTTGTCCGTTTGTGGGCCGGCTCGACGACGCCGGACAAAAAGGCGTCGAAGTCATAGGCGATATGGCGTCGATTTACGCGGCCTCCGGAGTCAAAACGCGGATAGTCGCCGCCTCTATAAGAGGACTGGAGCACGTGACGGCATGCGCCCGTCGCGGGGCTTACGCGGCCACCGTGCCGCCCGGGATAATCGACGAAATGATAAAGCACGAACTCACCGCCAAAGGCGTGGAAAAATTCACACAGGACTGGTCTAAAGCAGCGCGATGA
- the rfaE1 gene encoding D-glycero-beta-D-manno-heptose-7-phosphate kinase, whose product MKKLIRRVRDMRGKKIIVVGDVMADAFIYGKVTRISPEAPVPVVEVTGEKYMPGGAANVASNIVAVGGRAVILGSVGADTAGRRLSVTLKERGIDVSRMISDDSRPTIMKTRVIAHHQQVVRFDREIKGDPSPAVLSRLIDGFKSVASAADAVIISDYGKGVINRRMLDTVIPYCLSRKIPITVDPKVEHFLDYKKVTCLTPNLYEAADGMKAKLPSSESAVRALGSSIMKALRCRTLIITRGEKGMTLFDEGGKITDMPTRAKEIFDVTGAGDTVISVFTLALAAGSCFSDAAELANYAAGIVVGKLGTATVSADELTEALS is encoded by the coding sequence ATGAAAAAACTTATCCGGCGCGTTCGTGATATGCGCGGCAAAAAAATAATCGTCGTCGGGGATGTAATGGCCGACGCTTTCATTTACGGCAAAGTCACCCGCATATCGCCGGAGGCGCCCGTTCCGGTGGTTGAGGTCACCGGCGAAAAATATATGCCCGGCGGCGCGGCCAACGTTGCGTCGAACATTGTCGCGGTCGGGGGACGGGCCGTTATACTGGGCTCCGTCGGAGCCGATACCGCCGGAAGACGGTTGTCCGTCACTCTTAAAGAGCGCGGCATAGACGTAAGCCGCATGATTTCCGACGATTCCAGGCCGACAATAATGAAGACCCGCGTAATAGCCCACCATCAGCAGGTAGTGCGTTTCGACAGGGAAATAAAAGGCGATCCGTCGCCCGCGGTGCTTTCCCGTCTGATAGATGGTTTTAAGTCCGTCGCATCCGCCGCCGACGCGGTGATAATTTCCGACTACGGCAAAGGCGTGATAAACCGCAGAATGCTCGACACCGTAATACCGTATTGCCTGTCCCGCAAAATTCCCATAACCGTAGACCCCAAAGTGGAACATTTTCTTGATTACAAAAAAGTAACCTGCCTCACGCCCAACCTTTACGAAGCCGCCGACGGTATGAAAGCCAAACTGCCATCTTCGGAATCGGCGGTGCGGGCGCTCGGTTCCTCCATAATGAAAGCGCTCCGCTGCCGCACGCTCATAATAACCCGGGGCGAAAAAGGCATGACGCTTTTCGACGAGGGCGGAAAAATCACCGATATGCCGACCCGCGCCAAAGAAATTTTCGACGTGACAGGCGCCGGCGATACCGTAATATCGGTGTTTACGCTTGCGTTGGCCGCCGGATCCTGTTTTAGCGATGCCGCGGAACTTGCCAATTATGCCGCGGGCATAGTGGTGGGCAAACTCGGCACCGCCACGGTTTCCGCCGACGAACTGACGGAGGCGCTTTCGTGA
- the kdsB gene encoding 3-deoxy-manno-octulosonate cytidylyltransferase, translating into MKTVCVIPARYASTRFPGKPLAVIKGKPLIQRVWDNARRAAKVSAVIIATDDERIRAAATAFGAEVVMTPTDCATGTERVAAVARKIEADAYVNAQGDEPLMPPSVIDAVVKALEADESAACATAFFETADEKLAADPDTAKVVLDKNGYALYFSRAAIPFVSRHSGARALYKKHIGIYAYRGDILLGIAALPVCPAEEAEKLEQIRLLWNGLKIKCVSVAADTVGVDSPDDIAKVERLLSEE; encoded by the coding sequence ATGAAGACCGTCTGCGTTATACCCGCAAGATACGCCTCGACCCGTTTCCCGGGGAAGCCGCTTGCCGTCATCAAAGGCAAACCGCTGATACAAAGAGTTTGGGATAATGCGCGCCGCGCGGCCAAAGTTTCGGCGGTTATAATCGCCACCGACGACGAAAGAATCCGCGCCGCGGCGACGGCCTTCGGCGCCGAAGTCGTTATGACGCCGACGGACTGCGCCACAGGCACCGAACGCGTGGCCGCCGTCGCCCGAAAAATCGAAGCCGACGCCTATGTAAACGCGCAGGGCGACGAGCCGCTGATGCCGCCGTCGGTAATCGACGCCGTCGTCAAGGCGCTTGAAGCCGACGAGTCCGCCGCTTGCGCCACGGCCTTTTTTGAAACCGCCGACGAAAAACTGGCCGCCGATCCCGATACCGCCAAAGTCGTTTTGGACAAAAACGGGTACGCGCTTTATTTTTCCCGCGCGGCGATTCCTTTCGTTTCCCGTCATTCCGGCGCGCGCGCCCTGTATAAAAAGCACATAGGAATTTACGCCTATCGAGGCGATATTCTTTTGGGCATAGCGGCTCTTCCCGTGTGTCCCGCCGAGGAAGCCGAGAAACTTGAACAGATAAGATTGCTCTGGAACGGGCTTAAAATAAAATGCGTGAGCGTGGCCGCGGATACCGTCGGTGTGGATTCGCCCGACGACATAGCCAAAGTGGAGAGGTTACTAAGTGAAGAATAA
- a CDS encoding CTP synthase, translating into MKNKILVVTGGVVSSLGKGITSASLALLMKQRGFKADIIKCDPYINVDPGTMSPYQHGEVFVTDDGAETDLDLGHYERFLGPGMTRLNNITAGQIYQTVIAKERRGDYLGKTVQVIPHITEEIKRRINLVASRADITIVEIGGTVGDIEGLPFLEAVRQLRSDRGRQNVAYVHLTLVPTLSPSQEIKTKPTQHSVMKLREIGIDPDVIICRSERPLAADVRAKLSLFCGVPPECVIGEPNVARSIYEVPLHLHAQRADDIILAALGIKRARRPSLEDWKKIIPRAYPARVVIGIAGKYTQVKDAYKSIFEALHHAAHANRVGVKIKYIDTESASALRDFGGCDGILVPGGFGDRGIDGKITAARYARVSKKPYFGICLGMQAAAIDFARSVIGIKKAHSAEFDPKTPDPVINYMDGQRGIKQKGGTMRLGAYNCRLDPGRSVSRSCYGANSVRERHRHRLEFNNTYREIFQKNGMLFAGVNPEKNLVEIIEIKNHPWFVGVQFHPEFRSTPLAPHPLFAGFIAAAKNRARGLKR; encoded by the coding sequence GTGAAGAATAAAATACTCGTAGTCACCGGCGGCGTCGTCAGTTCGCTCGGCAAAGGCATAACCTCGGCGTCTCTGGCGCTTCTGATGAAACAAAGAGGTTTCAAGGCCGATATAATCAAGTGCGATCCTTACATCAATGTCGATCCGGGCACAATGTCCCCTTACCAGCACGGTGAGGTTTTTGTCACCGACGACGGCGCGGAGACCGATTTGGATCTGGGACACTACGAGAGATTTTTGGGTCCGGGTATGACCCGCCTGAACAACATAACCGCCGGACAAATATATCAGACGGTCATAGCCAAGGAGCGTCGCGGCGATTATCTGGGCAAAACCGTCCAGGTCATACCGCACATAACCGAGGAAATTAAGCGGCGCATAAACCTGGTTGCCTCCCGCGCCGACATAACTATCGTCGAAATCGGCGGCACCGTCGGAGACATCGAAGGTCTGCCGTTTCTTGAGGCCGTCCGTCAGCTCAGAAGCGACCGTGGCCGGCAAAACGTGGCCTATGTCCACCTTACGCTTGTGCCCACGCTTTCGCCGTCGCAGGAAATAAAGACCAAACCGACCCAGCACAGCGTGATGAAACTGCGCGAGATAGGTATAGACCCTGATGTCATAATATGCCGTTCGGAGCGGCCGCTGGCGGCCGACGTAAGGGCAAAACTCTCGCTCTTCTGCGGTGTTCCGCCGGAGTGCGTGATCGGGGAGCCGAACGTCGCGCGCTCGATATACGAAGTGCCGCTGCATCTGCACGCGCAGCGCGCCGACGACATTATTCTTGCGGCGCTCGGCATAAAACGCGCCCGCCGTCCGTCGCTGGAGGACTGGAAAAAAATAATACCGCGCGCTTATCCCGCGCGTGTGGTCATCGGCATAGCGGGCAAATATACTCAGGTTAAGGACGCCTACAAAAGCATTTTCGAGGCGTTGCATCACGCCGCCCACGCCAATCGGGTAGGCGTTAAAATAAAATATATAGATACCGAATCCGCATCGGCTCTCAGAGATTTCGGAGGATGCGACGGTATCCTTGTGCCGGGCGGTTTTGGAGATCGCGGCATAGACGGCAAAATAACGGCCGCGCGTTACGCCCGCGTATCCAAAAAGCCGTACTTCGGCATATGTCTGGGAATGCAGGCCGCGGCGATAGATTTCGCCCGTTCGGTCATCGGCATTAAAAAGGCCCATTCCGCCGAGTTCGACCCGAAAACGCCCGATCCCGTCATCAATTATATGGACGGCCAGCGCGGTATCAAACAGAAGGGCGGCACTATGCGCCTCGGAGCGTATAACTGCCGGCTGGACCCGGGGCGCAGCGTATCGCGGTCCTGTTACGGCGCAAACTCCGTGCGGGAGCGGCACCGTCACCGTCTGGAATTCAATAATACTTACAGGGAAATATTTCAGAAAAATGGAATGTTGTTTGCCGGCGTTAATCCGGAAAAGAATCTCGTAGAGATTATCGAAATAAAAAATCATCCGTGGTTCGTGGGCGTGCAGTTTCATCCGGAGTTTCGCTCCACGCCTCTGGCACCGCACCCTCTGTTTGCGGGATTTATAGCGGCCGCGAAGAACCGCGCGCGCGGTTTGAAGCGATAG